A region of the Struthio camelus isolate bStrCam1 chromosome 4, bStrCam1.hap1, whole genome shotgun sequence genome:
CAGTCTGTATTTCAAGGTCAGGCCCACGTGTAGTGCCTCCAAATCCTTCTGTACTGTCTCAAATTGTCATCTTTCCTCTTAGGTTTTTAAAGACAAGGCAAATAAAGTGCAATGAGCCTGTGGGGTGCCATTTTCGAAAGCACCCTGTAAGGTCTGATTGAGCTCGCATTGACGCAAAGGGGAATCTTactgctgacagcagcagcagtggagatGGACCAGTTCCTAATGAACTGTAAATCCTTCCCTTTACGTGCTTAAAACAGTAGAATAGTTGTAAGTTGATtacaatttatattattttacatatttaactTGCTTAAAGAACCCACTCTCTTGTTTCCCAGAGAATACAGGCCAAGAGTGCATGTTCAGTTTTTGGACAATGGTACAAAAGTGTCTGCTCTGAACCCAAAGACCTATGTGTTTGAACCTCAGAAGTCAGTTGGAGACCCTGAAGTGGACCTGATTAGAACAGTTAATATTCCTGCAGTGGTGAGttatctttgttttctgcttgGAAATTGTCCAGAAACACTTCATATCTAGCAGCTTTTTGCTTCTCACTGTCTCTCCCATTGTGGTAGATAAAGGTGATTCAAGAACCAGCGAGGCAGGTTATATCCAAGACGGATAATGCATTCAGTTTTGGAAGTGTAAGTTTGGGATGGGTTGGGTTTTTCTGTGATGTTCCTCCCTTGCCTTAGGCTTCTGCAGTGTCAGTGCCTCGCTCTTGCCCTGAGAGCTGATGCACATTTAAGTAGAAATCAGGCTTGTTGGGTTTTCACTGGCAAGTGAAATTAGGGGATTAGCGATGTCAAACGCATTGGAAGAACTCAGAGAGTTGAATGAGAAAACttacaattttttaaagtcaaaattgCAAAACTTACCTCCAAATCTGCATCTGAAACTGAAACATAGCATCTAAAGCAGAAGGGTTTCGGATATAGCTGAATGAAAAGGCATTCCCAGAATGATACTAAGATTACAAAAGGCATCCCCAAAGAGTGGCAGATTAAAATACTCTTCAAAGAAAGTTATGTTTTAGTGGTCACAGACAGACCACTATATCTGGTCTCACATGGGGATACCATGAGACCAGACATATGTAAAGTAGTCATACCTTGCAAAAGAAATTAGAGAATACCAAAATACTTGTTGATTGTGTAACTAAGCCTTTACTTTCCATTCTAATTTAATTGACTTCAGTTATAGGGTAcattcatttctattttttccccagcGTTTCCCAAAACGGCTGTCTGATTGTATGAATGAATGCATAAATGCATTGTATATAGGCTTAGCTAGAACTCAGCTTACAATAGCTTGCGCACAATACAGTCTCTATATTTACTTTCCCTTTCTAGCATTTAAGTGTTACTAAGTGTTATCTCTTGTCCATATTTTTGACCATGGTACACAGTGACGGGCAGTAGCAGAACTACGGCTTGGTTCGCCCAAGAAATATCCcctcttctttatttttgtgttttaaaaacattgtaaAGCCATTTGTCATCTGCAAAGGAAATAAGTTTTGGCATTGTTTGCATTTTTGGGAAATGGTAATCTTTGCAGCCTGTAGTTTTACAAATGTAAACTACAGCTTCCTAAGGGTGAAATTCAAAGAGCATCTCCAGTTGTAATACACCAGTGAAATTAAGGCTATTTAGAAAGTGATTTTGCACATTTCACTTAAAATCCAGTCTTAAGAATACAGAAGTTAATGGCATGTAACCAAACTGATTGTGTGCCAGTGCTTGGCTGAATGGGAATCTGCAAGAGCACATCCTTGTGGGGGAATAGCTGAAGAACCTGTTAGCCAACACCTTACTTGCTGCAAGTAGAAATAATGGAATTTCATGCCATGCTGAAATGCATCCATGTGTCCGTGAATCTGTGTTTGTATGCAGCTGTTATTACATATTCTTCTGTAAATCTGGCCATTTATCCCTGATTCCAATTCTTTGGCAGACAACGATGGAGTTGACCAGATCAACCCCTCTTCGGTTTGCCACAGAGGTGCTACTAATTCTATACCAAGAATCCCTGTTCACAGTACACACCGTTCATGAATTACTGTGGGGCTACAAAGACAGGCTCCTGTCAACCATTCATCTTTTGCATCCTGAGACTGATCCAGAGTTTGGTTTGTTTAACAAGGTAACTGGTATACAAGATTTTCCGAGGCTTTAAATAAGGAGTGGTGTCATTGCTGCAGAGTTGGGACTGTCATCACTAGTCAGTTGAGAAGGATGTAGCCAGACTGAGGCCAGGAGGTGGGCTGCAGGGACAGCAAGAGGATTTCCCCACTACAGTTTGGCTGTATCTAGGTCCTGAAGCATAGCTTCGAGTGTTTTATCTCCCTTGACATTGTCAAGTATGCAGAAGCCTTCCTAGGCTGCATGTAAGCTATTTCACTGTTGCTTGAGTAACACACTCTTTGTGGGGTGGTTATGCAAACTACTAGAAGAACTTCCTGTCCGGTTTCCTTAGTGGTAATTGATTAAATTTGCATGTTATTTCTGTGCTGGAGCTATTACTGGCTTCCACGGTGCTTCTCATTGCAAGTCAGTCTGGATTGTGAGGACCAAACTTTTCTTGGAGAACATCTGTGATGCTCAGGTTATTTTcaatgggtttgttttttttcattaaggGCTGTTTTTTCGGTGAAAAATTCCAAAGTTAAAAAGACTAACCTAtgttatattttctttccttgggaGGTGTGAGAATCTAGTTCAGTCACTTCCACCTCATTCATATTCAAGGTGGAGTTTAACAACTTGCCCCTACCTCAAGGGGACTCTGTCACTCCCAAGGCGGATTTTAAGAAGAGATGACAGCTTAGATGCCTGCCACCCTATTGTAGTTACCAGCAGGTGTTGCAGAATGAGTGGAGCGATATAAACTAATGTATCTCTCTCTAGATGAATGGAACTGATGATGGAGAATATGTTTTCCTAAGTGGGGAAAGGAGCTACCTTAACTTCTCAAGGATTGTGGAATGGAAAGGAGAAGAGTAAGTTTTTCAGTGTGGCCAGGCCTCTGTCAAAATCTGCCCCCCTTAACATTTTTGACAGACACAAGCATTCTTTACAAAAATGGTCCTTTCATAGTGAAGATGGTGGTGGTTCTTAGCAGCTCTAGCTTCGGACCAGGCCCCTGCTGTGTTTAGTGTGATATATTCATGAAAAGAAGACAGCCCTTGCCCTTAGAGAGCGGACTGCTGTGATTATTCACCTCTGAACCTCTGACTGCCTTTGGCAGAGGTGCCCCTGCCTCTGCTTCCTTCTCTAGGACATCCCTCCCTGCCCAGTGCGGGAACAGCTCCCCTGAGTAGCGAGCCTGGGACAGTGTTCCCCAACGCAGTGAGTATTCTCAGTACCTATTTACTTGCCTAGAGCCAAGTTGGGAGAACTTGTGCCAAGGTATATGACGCTCTTCAGTGGAGAGTCTGTGTTACAAAGAAGCCAAAATTGAATTACCTAAAGCTCCCCTTCCTCCATTAAATAAATTATGTGCCAGCAATAGCCTGTATGGGAGGAGCTGCTGAGATTCTTACTTGCCTATGGTAACAGTTTAGAGAGAAGATAAATGCAATTTATGCCCATTTGAATCCCTTTTTTTGGCTAGCAGACCTGAGGCAATAGGACTTAGCACTGTACAGGTCTGATTCTCGTTTGCTCCGACCATTAGCTGGCACTGTCTGGCTAGTGCCTAAAGATCTTTTAAccctttctctctttgctttatTTATGTCAGGTCATtgacctggtggacaacaaagaCGTGTAACATGATCAACGGAACGGATGGGACATCCTTCCACCCACTGATTAGTAAAGATGAAAGCATTTatatcttttcttctgatttctgcaGGTAAGAAGAGGAAATTTTCCCTCAAGCTTTACAGCAGAGCACTTGCATCCATTCCTGTTGAGATTTCATGGTTTTCCTCCCATGATTTTATTTAATAGCATTAATGTTCTGCATTCGTTCATGCCATGAAGGACAAGagttaaaccaaaaaaaatcaaattaaggaTGAGCTATATCTAAATAAAGGCAAAGTGAAAATTTGAGAGAAGACTGGCAAGACAGGCTGGACTGCCTTACAAGGCATGTAATGAGAGGAATGGAAGCATTTATCCAAACCTTGCCTAAAGCTTCTTTCCTCCAAAATCTTCCTCTGTGCCCTGCTTTTCTAGAGAAACCAGACTGCCCTATTTGGATTAGTGACTTGAAACAGTGCTGTTTAAAATGCAACAAGATGTAGAAGAGTTTTGTGTTTCCTTCCTTATATTCCACCTGCTAGTCTCCTCCCTTCCAGGTTTCCTTGTCTTTGAACAGAACCAATCTGAACTTCTCTATTTAAATCAACACAAATGCGTGTTATGCTAAATTTGGGACTTGCTGAATTTGTGCCTTCCTTCTGTTCTGTCTTGCCCAACTGTGTTCTTTTCCGTGTCCCTCACAGTAGCATGCAGTAGTACTGCTTCGCAGAACACACCACAACAACACGAGTGGCAGAGTGAGACCAAAATGCTGAAGGCAGGCCTCAGTGTCCCTGGAGCAGCACAGTTAGCGCAGGATTGTCCGTTTTGTGCAGCAGCAGAATGACAAGATGTGTATGTGCTGTTCAAAAGCCTATTAAATTTAATACAAAAGATCATGTGAGGGAGCTTTAGGCCAAGTCTGTAGTTTACTGTAAACTTAAGTAGAAATGCAGGCACCAGCAAGGAGGAATCTGCAGCAGATGTTAGCGTGTGCTCAAGACTAACGAATCTGGATCtggcttttcttctctgcagatCTCTTTATCTGGTGTATGACAGCTCAGGAAGTGTTGCAGGCATCCCAACCTACCGCTTTGTGCCCTCTCCTAAGGTGTTTGCCAATACTACTGTTAACCCGGACAACGCTGGATTCTGTGTGCCGCCAGGAAACTGTCCTGGCGCCGGTGTCCTCAACGTCAGCATCTGCAAGCAAGGTACGTTGCCAAGTGGTGGAACCAGACTGGGAGGACACCAGCGGCAAcgtatttctcttcctctccgaAGTGTATGAAGACAATTTGGTGAGCTCTGTCAAGATATGACTGTGCTCAATGAAATCAGTCACCAAAAAGTGATTGGTTGATTTAATGGTTCTAAACTTACAGTAGTGAGGAAATGTGATCTGAGGGATTCCTGTGAGATGCCATCTGTTCAGCAATGATTTAGATCAAGGAGTCAGAAGAAATGGAAGTTACCAGGATCCATACTGAACAGCTTGCGCATTTAGAGTCTGCTCTTACCCAGGTAGCTCTCACATTTGAGTAGTTGAATGAAAACAGTGCAAAAGACCACACGCAAGCCTGAGacctgaagccatgctgactactgcagGGGGGTAAATTTGGCTTGCTCTGAAGGCAGGGGATCTGAGTGTCAATTCTGTAGCTTCAGAACGGACTTTTCCTTTGACTGTGGGTGGCACAGTGGGAAGGCTTTTGGGGTCCTCAAAGAGCGACTTTAATTAAAGTAACCTTCTAGAGACCTGCTTTGCATTTGTTAAATGGTGACTTTCTATCTTTTCACGTTCAGGTGCTCCCATATTTCTGTCAGCTCCACATTTTTACCAAGCAGATGAAAAATTTATTGCAGACATAGAGGGCATGCACCCAAAAAAGGAATATCACGAGACGTTTGTGGACATCAATCCTGTAAGTACAGCCTTTTTAAGAGTGATGTAGGCAAATCCAAGAACGTGGGTTTAGGTCGCCTCCTTCGATGGTATCGACATAGTCCCATGACTTCAGGGAATCTATGCTATTTATGTTGAATTgatctatttttatttgcttgttgtgCAGAGCAAACTTTGATAGATAACAAGAATTAAAATACTTGTGCCTGTGCAATTAAATATGCCATCAGACTGGTAATGATGAGATGAAGGGGTTGAAATATTGCCCAGGAGCCGATGAAGATAATTTTCTTGTTCACCTTGCCACCTCCGTCACTGCTCTTGACTGTGCTTTCCCCAAGTTGAAGAAGCTAGCATGTGGACTAAGAGAGCAAAGCAATAAAGATTCAGTAGATGCTGGGCTCAGTTTTGATAGCATGGAGTCATGTAAGGAGAGCTACAGAAGCATGATGACTGTGTCTTCCATGGAAGGTCGCAGAGTTCTTGGAAATCTCACTGTGAGCTGGCAACTCCAGTTTGCTGTCTATCCGATATTGAAAAGATCCTGCCATGTTGTTCCGAGTTCCATTTGGCGGGGCCTTGGCAAAGGAAAGCCGCGCATTATTACTGAGAGCAACACAAGAATCTTAATATCGTATTGTATTAAGATCAAGCACTTAATTTGGGGGGGCCATTCAGATCTCTACTGGTGTTAATCCAAGAGTTAAGCTGAGGCAGCAAAATCCCTAGACAGGGAATAACAACTTTAAGGCCTGAGTCACGTTCTGTAGGCTACTGGGGGCAAACTAGAGTCCTTATAAATTGCTCTCTAGTCTGCCTGGTTCCTGTGCAGTGCTGCCTTTTAAGTCGTGAAGGTAGCAGCTTGGAAAATGACACGTTTGCCAGTGCTTGTTCTACTTTGTTACCAGTCTGAGAACAGTGTGTGTAAATTCTGTTCATTTGCCCTGTCCATCCCTGCAGCCTTAAAAGTGCTCCGCTCAGCAGCCACCAAGTGGCCCTTTCCCAGAGAATGCAGAGCTGCTACAGGCAGTGCCTTGGGGAAGTCAGAGTTGATGAGTGGACCTAGTAGAGCCTTTTTTGTACCTAATGGTCTGGGGTTTTACACTCTTCCCTAGACGCCCACATCTGACTGCAGACTGAGGGAAAGAGCAAAATTATGTCCTGCTCAGTTGGCAGAGTACTCTGACTCATCAAGCTGTTAGGTGCAGCTAAAGCAGGAGGAAACTGACTAGTTCCTTTCTCAGCTCTAGTGCACATGCTTTTGGAATGTGGTTTGGTGCCAAGCACTTTCTGTTGCCTAGCTCCTAACCTGTCTTTTTTAAGTATTAGGATAAAATGCTCTCTACCCCTCATGCTCCCCCCCTGCGTACTAAATTGTGGGGCTTGGATAAGGAAAACAGTCCTGTTCATCCCATCGCAGCCTTTATTTTAGTGGTTGCAATATTGTGAGAAGTACTGTATGCTGTTCATCTCTGTGGGCGTTTACTCCCATTCCCTGTGGTCAGTAGTGACTAGGCACGGTTGGTGTCTGTTTTTtaccctttaaaaagaaaggtttgTCTTACGGTTGAGATCATGAAAGCAGTCCTCACCTGCACCACTCCCCAGGGCTTTGTACGTGCTAGTTTATCTCTCTGCAGGAGAGATCAGGCACTTTAAACCCACCTGATTTTGCTCAACGGGTCACAAAAGTGCTTAAAAGGCCCTGCGGAGGCTCTGCAACAGTATTCAGGGACCAGAGCAAGTAGCTGTAGGTGGTTGCCTTTTCCAGAACTGCAGCTGGATCTGAAAGAAGAGGGATCCCTCCACAGCTTATCTGTGGGTCTGCACAGCATAGACAGCATGATGGCTCCCTTATCTCTTTTGTAGCCTCTTGACATCACTTTAATTTAGTGGCAGACTGGAATCTAGGTGCATGAGTTACAAGAGAATCTTGGTGGAGGGATACAAATAATACCCCTAAGTGGGTCTTCTCTTCTTTTAAACTTTGATCTGCCCCAGTTCCATCTCAACTAGCACACGCACTGTGTCACCATCCTATAAGCAGGTCCACACTGGTGTAAATATTAGGTTGGCATACTTCCAAATTCTTTTaatctcatgtttttttttttttaacatgcatttcCTTTATTTCCCAGCTGACAGGGCTCGTCCTGCAAGCAGCCAAGCGGATGCAGATCAATGTTCATGTCAGAAAATTACCTGAATTTGTGTAAGTGTTTGCTGCTGAGTGGAT
Encoded here:
- the SCARB2 gene encoding lysosome membrane protein 2 isoform X1; translated protein: MKSLCLVTVGVLAMTLLIASISLLVAHVFQTVVDLRVKQGTVLRNGTETFEAWEDPSPPVYMQFYFFNVTNPLEVLQGDTPLVEEVGPYTYREYRPRVHVQFLDNGTKVSALNPKTYVFEPQKSVGDPEVDLIRTVNIPAVTTMELTRSTPLRFATEVLLILYQESLFTVHTVHELLWGYKDRLLSTIHLLHPETDPEFGLFNKMNGTDDGEYVFLSGERSYLNFSRIVEWKGEESLTWWTTKTCNMINGTDGTSFHPLISKDESIYIFSSDFCRSLYLVYDSSGSVAGIPTYRFVPSPKVFANTTVNPDNAGFCVPPGNCPGAGVLNVSICKQGAPIFLSAPHFYQADEKFIADIEGMHPKKEYHETFVDINPLTGLVLQAAKRMQINVHVRKLPEFVETGNIRTLIFPVMYINESVLIDEMSASKLKHVLLEASVVTGIPFVIMALGIVFGIVFIVLVCRSRGISEESTEDERAPLIRTS
- the SCARB2 gene encoding lysosome membrane protein 2 isoform X2, whose product is MKSLCLVTVGVLAMTLLIASISLLVAHVFQTVVDLRVKQGTVLRNGTETFEAWEDPSPPVYMQFYFFNVTNPLEVLQGDTPLVEEVGPYTYREYRPRVHVQFLDNGTKVSALNPKTYVFEPQKSVGDPEVDLIRTVNIPAVTTMELTRSTPLRFATEVLLILYQESLFTVHTVHELLWGYKDRLLSTIHLLHPETDPEFGLFNKMNGTDDGEYVFLSGERSYLNFSRIVEWKGEESLTWWTTKTCNMINGTDGTSFHPLISKDESIYIFSSDFCRSLYLVYDSSGSVAGIPTYRFVPSPKVFANTTVNPDNAGFCVPPGNCPGAGVLNVSICKQGAPIFLSAPHFYQADEKFIADIEGMHPKKEYHETFVDINPLTGLVLQAAKRMQINVHVRKLPEFVETGNIRTLIFPVMYINESVLIDEMSASKLKHVLLEASVVTGIPFVIMALGIVFGIVFIVLVCRSRGISEEGREVLIDSE